A window of Rhinatrema bivittatum chromosome 2, aRhiBiv1.1, whole genome shotgun sequence contains these coding sequences:
- the LOC115083701 gene encoding oocyte zinc finger protein XlCOF6-like isoform X4 encodes MSDCSEAQPRRVPVTFEDLTVSFSQEEGGCLDEGQKELYRDVKENYESLSSVAANEVIQEEKKEENQEEHPIVLALTPRQSGNVFENLSQKTEGGDTSQSQQESEKKQRDPAGDSVDGVTAWERSGRELTAIPEHQRHLRAERPFQSSNRDQMTSEPIQRQEEGKKSFHCNTCGKTFARKCHFILHQKTHTEMRTFPCSQCGKCFKQKETLKLHQRIHSQESTFTCIECKKNFSSRSSLMIHQSTHTGKRSFHYPQDEESYSSEFSLLNPQKMETEERTFPSSERGENIIQKQDLILNEKSQREEKLFMCTDGVKIFNEREMFTGQLKSQTREKPFPCPDCDKCFKTKGDLKSHHRMHTGEKPFSCFECGKRFIHKRDLKHHERIHTGEKPFTCAECGKCFKTKGEMKSHQRIHTGEKPFTCFECGKCFKTKGDIKIHQRVHTGEKPFTCSECGKSFSRNGNFRCHQRIHTGEKPFTCSECGKSFIHKWVLKYHQKIHTGEKPFTCSECGKSFSRKGNFKCHQRLHTGEKPFTCSECGKSFSRNENFKCHQRLHTGEKPFTCCECGKCFKTKEEMKIHQRVHTGEKPFTCSECGKRFSRIGIFKCHQRIHTGEKPFTCVECGKCFNQQGSLKTHQRIHT; translated from the exons gtgccggtgacATTTGAGGACCtcactgtctctttctctcaggaGGAAGGAGGTTGTTTAgatgaaggacagaaggagctttacagggatgtgaaggagaattatgagagcCTGAGCTCTGTAG CAGCCAATGAAGTCatacaggaagagaagaaggaggagaatCAAGAAgaacaccctatagtactggCACTTACACCAAGACAATCAGGAAATGTCTTTGAGAATCTTTCccagaagactgaggggggagacACGAGCCAAAGTCAGCAGGAATCGGAGAAGAAGCAGCGAGACCCTGCAGGAGACTCAGTGGATGGAGTCACTGCATGGGAGAGAAGTGGCAGGGAGCTCACAGCCATCCCTGAGCACCAGAGACAcctgagagcagagagacccttccAGAGTAGTAACAGggatcaaatgacttctgaaccCATCCAGCgacaggaggaagggaagaaatcctttcaCTGTAACACCTGTGGGAAAACCTTTGCTAGGAAATGTCATTTTATATTGCACCAGAAAACCCACACAGAAATGAGAACTTTTCCATGTTCTcagtgtggaaaatgtttcaaacagAAGGAAACCCTGAaattacaccagagaatccacagtcAAGAGAGCACTTTCACTTGTATTGAATGTAAGAAAAACTTTTCTAGCAGGAGCTCCTTAATGATACACCAAAGCACACACACAGGTAAGAGATCCTTTCATTATCCTCAAGATGAGGAATCTTACAGTTCTGAGTTCTCTTTATTAAATCCCCAGAAAATGGAGACAGAAGAGAGAACATTTCCATCTtctgaaagaggagaaaacaTAATTCAAAAGCAAGACCTAATACTAAATGAAAAatcacagagagaagaaaaattatTCATGTGTACTGATGGTGTCAAAATCTTCAATGAGAGAGAAATGTTCACAGGACAACTAAAAAGCCAAACAAGAGAGAAACCATTTCCATGCCctgattgtgataaatgcttTAAGACAAAGGGAGACCTGAAAAGCCATCACAGGAtgcacactggagagaaaccatttagtTGCTTTGAGTGTGGTAAACGTTTCATTCATAAAAGGGATTTGAAACACCATGAGAGAATTCacacaggtgagaaaccatttacatgtgctGAGTGTGGTAAATGCTTTAAGACAAAGGGAGAAATGAAAAGCCAtcaaagaatccacactggagagaaaccgtTTACATGCTTTGAGTGTGGTAAATGCTTTAAGACAAAAGGAGACATCAAAATCCATCAGAGAGTCCacacaggtgagaaaccatttacctGTAGTGAGTGTGGGAAAAGTTTCAGTCGGAACGGAAACTTCAGAtgtcaccagagaatccacactggagagaaaccatttacatgtagtgagtgtgggaAAAGTTTCATTCATAAATGGGTCTTGAAATACCATCAGAAaattcacacaggagagaaaccatttacatgtagtgagtgtgggaAAAGTTTTAGTAGGAAGGGAAATTTCAAATGTCACCAGAGactccacacaggagagaaaccatttacatgtagtgagtgtgggaAAAGTTTCAGTCGCAACGAAAACTTCAAATGTCACCAGAGactccacacaggagagaaaccatttacatgctgTGAGTGTGGAAAATGCTTTAAGACAAAGGAAGAAATGAAAATCCATCAGAGAGTCCacacaggtgagaaaccatttacatgtagtgagtgtgggaAACGTTTCAGTAGGATAGGAATCTTCAAATgtcatcagagaatccacacgggagagaaaccatttacatgtgttGAATGTGGTAAATGTTTTAATCAGCAGGGTAGTTTGAAAACACATCAGAGAATTCACACATGA